Proteins encoded together in one Solanum lycopersicum chromosome 7, SLM_r2.1 window:
- the LOC101254399 gene encoding gamma-glutamyl peptidase 3-like yields the protein MKIEGGKVKKYALLLAAKDSEYVKKMYGGYFNVFVEAFGDEEFGEKWDLFRVVDDEFPEMDQLINYDGFVISGSPFDAYGNEHWILKLCILLQNLYFMQKKVLGICFGHQVLCRALGGKVGKANNGWDIGLRKLNIVKDFSTHSFLSDLDEIPLALSIIECHQDEVWEVPKGAEIVAISEKTNVEMFTMGDHILGIQGHPEYTKDIVSNLIDRLLSNGSIQSEFAEAAKSKLYKAEPDRKCLEKICKKFLKREMEFINSNI from the exons atgaagatTGAAGGTGGAAAAGTGAAGAAATATGCTTTATTATTAGCTGCAAAAGATTCAGAATATGTGAAAAAAATGTATGGAggatattttaatgtatttgttGAAGCATTTGGTGATGAAGAATTTGGAGAAAAATGGGATTTATTTAGAGTTGTTGATGATGAATTTCCAGAAATGGATCAACTTATTAATTATGATGGATTTGTAATTAGTGGAAGTCCATTTGATGCATATGGGAATGAGCATTGGATTCTCAAACTTTGTATACTTTTGCAAAATTTGTATTTCATGCAAAAGAAAGTTCTTGGTATTTGCTTTGGACATCAG GTTTTGTGTAGAGCTTTGGGAGGAAAAGTTGGAAAAGCTAACAATGGATGGGACATTGGACTAAGAAAATTGAACATTGTGAAGGACTTCTCAACACATAGCTTCCTTAGTGATTTGGATGAAATCCCACTAGCACTTTCAATTATTGAGTGCCACCAAGATgag GTGTGGGAAGTGCCAAAGGGAGCAGAAATAGTAGCAATTTCAGAAAAAACAAATGTGGAGATGTTTACAATGGGAGATCATATTTTAGGTATACAAGGTCATCCTGAATATACAAAAGATATAGTCTCAAATCTAATTGATAGACTACTTTCCAATGGTTCCATTCAG AGTGAATTTGCAGAAGCTGCAAAATCTAAGCTTTATAAAGCTGAGCCAGATAGGAAATGTTTGGAAAAAATTTGcaagaaatttctcaaaagggAAATGGAATTTATCAATAgcaatatatga